A genomic segment from Aspergillus chevalieri M1 DNA, chromosome 7, nearly complete sequence encodes:
- a CDS encoding uncharacterized protein (COG:S;~EggNog:ENOG410QDH4;~InterPro:IPR024528,IPR010619;~PFAM:PF06738,PF12821;~TransMembrane:10 (i526-545o551-568i575-595o607-631i643-667o687-705i712-729o735-755i767-789o818-843i);~antiSMASH:Cluster_7.1), producing the protein MSQDTPLDHPDFQDLRLTPDHHAQDPFLSPTPTLNRVNSIELGLQDDRRGLAHDHNERPQPPEESPGQPHRGLRVRFRSFSHSSRDRVVSDRSDTSSRPLLPTHDHSRDLTEISFAERQNGDVEQGRKGQQDQLSPSSVISNPFESNEDISARTNSTKERFRAAGQLLRQKTTRLTERLGRPADEGEALGASLLPDDLEGGLTMEDLPNEKRPIEEEKTDDESPLPAPSAEAHRLVRTMTQAQARRRKPRPAYIRSGQSTPEGSHRPSSWYGSSRAVGGILGQLLRLQATQTNSNSTSRESLVTDTESDSESAISSGAATPGTATPGAGAVTPSAIIPGAPTPGTATPKKEKLKWYKKPQHQSTASLVEASMNLSKPTLPVNEASFAPKPKKGKKRKTRLEDEIRVTVHIAEIIARQRYIIQLCRALMRYGAPTHRLEEYMKMTARVLSVEGQFLYLPGCMIMSFDDPATRTAEVKLVRMVQGVDLGRLADTHNVYKNVVHDLIGVEEATQELDEIMQRKPRFNKWMLVFIYGLASAAVGPFAFGARPVDMPISFFLGSLVGFMQHVLSPKSVLYSNVFEVTAAVLTSFLARAFGSIRVNGEPLFCFSALAQSSIALILPGFLVLCSSLELQSHQIIAGSIRMVYAIIYSLFLGYGITVGITIYGLMDSSATSQQKCTNQDVYGNEYLQHFPFVPIFAAFLAVINQAKWKQMPVMIFIALCGYITNYFSTKKLGSNSEVANTVGAFTIGVLGNLYSRVWHGHAATAILPGIFVLVPSGLASSGSLIAGLKYADQVRDNLHTSGDSNISSTQDLSLASLGFGMIQVAIGITVGLFIAALIVYPFGKRRSGLFSF; encoded by the coding sequence ATGTCGCAAGACACTCCTCTCGATCACCCGGATTTCCAGGACCTCCGTCTCACTCCGGACCATCATGCCCAGGACCCATTCTTATCCCCAACTCCGACTTTGAATCGCGTCAATTCCATAGAATTGGGCCTGCAAGACGACCGCAGAGGTCTCGCCCACGACCACAATGAACGCCCTCAACCTCCCGAAGAATCCCCCGGTCAACCGCATCGAGGCCTTCGGGTGCGCTTTCGCTCCTTCAGTCACTCCTCCCGGGATCGTGTCGTCTCGGATCGATCTGATACTTCCTCTCGTCCGCTGTTACCGACTCACGACCACTCCCGAGATTTGACCGAGATTTCTTTCGCGGAGCGACAGAATGGAGATGTAGAACAGGGGAGGAAGGGACAACAGGATCAGCTCTCGCCGTCTAGCGTCATCTCCAATCCTTTCGAGTCCAATGAGGACATCTCCGCCAGGACCAATTCAACCAAAGAACGCTTTCGAGCAGCTGGTCAATTGCTACGACAGAAGACCACCCGCCTCACAGAACGACTTGGACGGCCGGCTGATGAGGGTGAAGCGCTGGGAGCTTCCCTTTTACCCGACGACCTCGAAGGCGGATTGACTATGGAGGATTTGCCCAATGAGAAGCGTCCGATagaggaggagaagacgGATGATGAGAGTCCGCTGCCCGCCCCCAGTGCGGAAGCCCATCGTCTGGTGCGCACCATGACCCAGGCTCAGGCACGACGACGCAAGCCCCGCCCCGCATACATCCGTTCGGGTCAGAGTACGCCGGAAGGCTCACATCGCCCCAGTTCTTGGTACGGTTCGAGCCGTGCTGTGGGTGGTATCCTGGGTCAATTGCTTCGTCTGCAAGCCACCCAGACGAACAGCAATAGTACTAGCAGAGAGAGTCTTGTCACAGATACAGAGTCCGACAGCGAATCTGCCATCTCCTCCGGGGCTGCTACTCCGGGAACCGCGACTCCCGGTGCTGGCGCCGTCACTCCCAGCGCTATCATTCCTGGTGCCCCAACCCCCGGCACAGCAACTCCCAAGAAAGAGAAGTTGAAATGGTACAAGAAGCCGCAACACCAGTCGACAGCCTCCCTGGTCGAGGCATCCATGAACCTCAGTAAACCCACTCTTCCAGTGAACGAGGCCTCATTTGCCCCGAAGCCGAAGAAAggcaagaagcgcaagaccCGCCTGGAGGACGAAATTCGTGTTACGGTTCACATCGCGGAGATTATCGCCCGCCAGCGTTATATCATACAGCTCTGCCGTGCCCTGATGCGGTATGGCGCTCCTACCCACCGTCTCGAGGAGTACATGAAGATGACAGCTCGGGTACTTTCTGTAGAGGGTCAATTCCTGTATCTCCCTGGCTGTATGATCATGTCCTTTGACGATCCCGCCACCCGCACCGCTGAAGTCAAGTTGGTCCGGATGGTGCAGGGCGTCGATCTGGGCCGGTTGGCCGACACCCACAACGTTTATAAGAATGTCGTCCACGATCTTATTGGCGTCGAAGAGGCCACTCAGGAACTGGATGAGATTATGCAGCGCAAACCGCGGTTCAACAAGTGGATGCTTGTTTTTATCTATGGCCTGGCCAGTGCAGCTGTTGGGCCTTTTGCTTTTGGTGCACGGCCGGTGGACATGCCGATCTCCTTCTTCCTTGGTTCCCTCGTGGGGTTCATGCAGCATGTGTTGTCCCCGAAATCCGTGCTCTATTCCAACGTGTTCGAAGTCACCGCTGCCGTTCTGACGTCCTTCCTGGCCCGTGCGTTTGGCAGCATTCGTGTCAATGGCGAGCCCCTGTTCTGCTTCTCTGCCCTGGCACAGTCGTCGATTGCCTTGATTCTGCCCGGtttcctcgtcctctgcaGTAGTTTGGAGCTCCAGTCGCACCAGATCATTGCAGGTTCTATTCGGATGGTGTATGCCATTATCTATTCGTTGTTCCTCGGTTATGGTATCACGGTTGGCATTACCATCTATGGGTTAATGGATTCCAGTGCTACGTCACAACAGAAGTGCACCAATCAGGATGTGTACGGCAATGAATATCTTCAGCACTTCCCGTTCGTCCCGATCTTCGCTGCGTTCCTGGCTGTCATCAACCAGGCGAAGTGGAAACAAATGCCCGTAATGATTTTCATTGCCCTGTGCGGTTATATCACGAACTACTTCAGCACCAAGAAACTCGGGAGTAATTCTGAGGTCGCCAATACCGTTGGTGCGTTCACCATCGGCGTGCTTGGAAACCTCTACAGTCGTGTCTGGCACGGCCACGCCGCGACGGCCATCTTACCGGGTATTTTCGTCCTGGTGCCGTCGGGACTGGCATCCAGTGGCTCCTTGATCGCGGGCTTGAAGTACGCAGACCAAGTCCGGGACAATCTTCACACGTCCGGAGACAGCAACATCTCTTCGACTCAGGACCTCTCGCTGGCGAGTCTGGGTTTCGGAATGATTCAGGTCGCTATTGGAATTACGGTTGGATTGTTTATTGCCGCATTGATTGTTTATCCGTTTGGGAAACGACGGAGTGGATTGTTCAGTTTCTAA
- a CDS encoding uncharacterized protein (COG:C;~EggNog:ENOG410PHBV;~InterPro:IPR018108,IPR023395;~PFAM:PF00153;~antiSMASH:Cluster_7.1), giving the protein MMEYLEEIIRGITGKSKEDKLRFGERILASTIGGALSCWNQPFEVLRVEMQSIKNDPTRPAHPTMVSSFTHIIKTSGIKGIFQGIVPRIGVAAWATICMVGFGDTVRSYCYDPHRSRKSNNFLFRWDCVEIYYVYNAIRDCSTFN; this is encoded by the exons ATGATGGAATATCTTGAAGAGATCATTCGGGGTATCACCGGGAAATCCAAAGAGGATAAGTTGCGGTTCGGAGAGAGGATTCTCGCGTCGACTATCGGCGGTGCATTGAGTTGTTggaatcagccatttgag GTTCTCCGGGTGGAAATGCAATCCATAAAAAATGATCCAACGCGCCCTGCACACCCAACCATGGTCTCGTCATTCACGCACATTATCAAAACGTCTGGCATCAAGGGTATCTTCCAAGGGATTGTGCCTCGAATTGGGGTGGCAGCATGGGCCACTATTTGTATGGTAGGATTTGGTGACACTGTAAGGAGCTATTGTTACGACCCTCATAGAAGTCGGAAGAGCAACAATTTCCTTTTTCGCTGGGATTGTGTGGAAATTTATTATGTTTATAACGCCATTAGGGATTGTTCAACGTTCAACTGA
- a CDS encoding uncharacterized protein (COG:S;~EggNog:ENOG410PV13) translates to MNRQQSRPGPYKKKSAVIKAGLNESCSKIQPHYFNILRNHTNAVEQSHQKSYASGKYLTLAEAARNSAKLDKDDILQYHNFQQFNIHHSYRASTMEANYLRHMSRERRGHKRQRLSSTAESERQASSQNFEISHENSRGSSSQVADNESTTSSRNLRRVASTNILTIEQRRQELELRDLEAEVKRKEEEVRLKQLQNEQLELELIVMGRSLAI, encoded by the exons atgaatcgccagcagtccagacctgggccatacaaaaaaaagagtgcagttattaaggcaggtctaaatgaatcatgctcaaaaattcagccacattattttaatattctacgaaaccatacaaatgctgttgagcaatcacaccaaaaatcatatgcttcagggaaatatttgactttggctgaagcagctcggaa ttctgcaaaacttgacaaagatgatattcttcaatatcataattttcagcagttcaatattcatcattcatatcgagcttctacaatggaggcaaactatctgcgacacatgagtcgggaaa gaagaggccataaacgtcagcgattatcttcaacagctgaatcagagaggcaagcaagcagtcaaaattttgaaatctcacatgaaaattcaagaggttcttcttctcaggttgctgataatga atctacaacctcatcacggaatcttcgccgagtggcttcaacaaacatactgacaattgaacaacgccgtcaagaattagaattacgagacctggaggcagaagtcaaaaggaaagaagaagaagttcgcttgaaacagcttcaaaatgagcaattagagctggaacttattgtaatgggccgaagccttgctatctaa
- a CDS encoding uncharacterized protein (COG:S;~EggNog:ENOG410PV13), with protein MDTKQYTGLGQYLSEIDPQHQDPTWQLQHIIIFCRVHFQRSILKAIGTKNKGSGLWSRMMSLLDCQSEAEYDELIKLLIQYESPAVQTWAIQKKSAVIKAGLNESCSKIQPHYFNILRNHTNAVEQSHQKSYASGKYLTLAEAARNSAKLDKDDILQYHNFQQFNIHHSYRASTMEANYLRHMSRERRGHKRQRLSSTAESERQASSQNFEISHENSRGSSSQVADNESTTSSRNLRRVASTNILTIEQRRQELELRDLEAEVKRKEEEVRLKQLQNEQLELELIVMGRSLAI; from the exons atggacacaaaacagtacacag ggcttgggcaatatctttctgaaattgatcctcaacaccaagatcctacatggcagttacagcatattatcatattctgtcgtgttcattttcaacgctcaattttaaaggcaattgggactaaaaataaaggatcaggcctttggagtcgcatgatgagtctcctagattgccagtcagaggctgagtatgatgagttgattaaactactgatac aatatgaatcgccagcagtccagacctgggccatacaaaaaaagagtgcagttattaaggcaggtctaaatgaatcatgctcaaaaattcagccacattattttaatattctacgaaaccatacaaatgctgttgagcaatcacaccaaaaatcatatgcttcagggaaatatttgactttggctgaagcagctcggaa ttctgcaaaacttgacaaagatgatattcttcaatatcataattttcagcagttcaatattcatcattcatatcgagcttctacaatggaggcaaactatctgcgacacatgagtcgggaaa gaagaggccataaacgtcagcgattatcttcaacagctgaatcagagaggcaagcaagcagtcaaaattttgaaatctcacatgaaaattcaagaggttcttcttctcaggttgctgataatga atctacaacctcatcacggaatcttcgccgagtggcttcaacaaacatactgacaattgaacaacgccgtcaagaattagaattacgagacctggaggcagaagtcaaaaggaaagaagaagaagttcgcttgaaacagcttcaaaatgagcaattagagctggaacttattgtaatgggccgaagccttgctatctaa